A single region of the Brassica rapa cultivar Chiifu-401-42 chromosome A03, CAAS_Brap_v3.01, whole genome shotgun sequence genome encodes:
- the LOC103855392 gene encoding uncharacterized protein LOC103855392 produces MASTEGLVPITRAFLASYYDKYPFPPLSDDVSRLYSDMASLIQLLALQSPPSQGEASLIEEANREPPHKIDENMWKNREQMEEILFLLQPSRWPVQLREPCTSEDAELSSTLRHLKDNFDKALTAMISFQSKNSERIFSTVMTYMPQDFRGTLIRQQKERSERNKQAEVDALVSSGGSIRDTYALLWKQQMERRRQLAQLGSATGVYKTLVKYLVGVPQVLLDFIRQINDDDGPMEEQRERYGPHLYNLTKMVTAIRVSLTLLWERYDTFKLNKNQMNLLSEAVIVYTSEFERFITFISDVFANSPFFISADTAGTLGSRENEEYKEIIVQAGRTYEVSLMVESENSYIAWDFSLVQGKISMDIGFCVEYISASGEKTLILPYHRYEADQGNFSTLMAGNYKLVWDNSYSTFFKKTLRYKVDCIPPVVEPTN; encoded by the exons ATGGCTTCGACGGAAGGGCTTGTGCCCATCACCAGGGCTTTTCTAGCATCTTATTACGACAAATATCCTTTTCCTCCTCTTTCAGACGACGTTTCTCGGCTTTACTCTGACATGGCTTCGCTTATTCAGCTACTAGCCCTCCAATCTCCTCCTTCACAAG GGGAAGCTTCCCTAATCGAGGAAGCGAACCGAGAGCCTCCTCACAAAATTGATGAGAATATGTGGAAAAATAGGGAGCAGATGGAGGAGATATTGTTTCTTCTGCAACCATCTCGGTGGCCTGTTCAG CTTCGGGAACCTTGCACATCCGAAGATGCTGAATTATCTTCCACTTTGAGACATCTCAAGGACAATTTTGATAAAGCTCTGACTGCTATGATTTCCTTCCAGTCGAAAAACTCTGAGCGCATTTTTAGCACTG TTATGACCTACATGCCTCAAGATTTCCGTGGAACGCTTATCAGACAGCAGAAAGAGAGGTCGGAGAGGAACAAACAAGCGGAGGTTGATGCGTTGGTTAGCTCTGGAGGGAGCATACGCGACACATATGCTCTTCTTTGGAAGCAGCAGATGGAGCG gaGGAGACAGTTGGCCCAGCTAGGCTCTGCCACCGGTGTCTACAAAACTCTCGTCAAGTACTTGGTAGGAGTTCCACAG GTGTTGTTGGATTTTATTCGACAAATAAATGATGATGATGG GCCAATGGAAGAACAACGAGAACGTTATGGACCTCACCTATACAATCTCACAAAAATGGTGACGGCAATCCGGGTTTCCTTAACACTTCTTTGGGAAAGATATGATACTTTCAAACT GAATAAAAACCAAATGAATCTCCTGTCTGAAGCTGTTATCGTCTACACATCTGAGTTTGAAAGATTCATCACGTTTATCAG CGATGTATTTGCCAATTCCCCCTTCTTCATTTCAGCAGATACCGCTGGGACATTGGGCTCAAG GGAAAATGAGGAGTACAAGGAGATAATCGTTCAAGCTGGGAGAACCTATGAG GTGTCATTGATGGTGGAATCCGAAAATTCGTATATTGCTTGGGATTTTTCTTTGGTGCAAGGCAAGATTAGCATG GATATTGGATTTTGCGTGGAGTACATAAGTGCTTCAGGGGAAAAGACT CTTATATTACCTTACCATCGGTATGAAGCTGACCAG GGAAACTTCTCTACGCTAATGGCTGGAAACTACAAACTTGTTTGGGATAATTCGTATTCAACTTTCTTCAAAAAG ACTCTTCGATATAAAGTAGATTGCATTCC